A stretch of Gadus chalcogrammus isolate NIFS_2021 chromosome 9, NIFS_Gcha_1.0, whole genome shotgun sequence DNA encodes these proteins:
- the idh3a gene encoding isocitrate dehydrogenase [NAD] subunit alpha, mitochondrial: MAGSTWRTAVFNLLRRWGLKDTKAFTADQVPQAPRQQRPRASDHGMQTVTLIPGDGIGPEISTAVMRIFEAAQVPIQWDERNVTAIQGPGGNWMIPPNTKESMDRNKIGLKGPLKTPVAAGHPSMNLLLRKTFDLYANVRPCMSIEGYKTPYTDVDLVTIRENTEGEYSGIEHVIVDGVVQSIKLITEDASERIAKYAFEYAVNNQRSSVTAVHKANIMRMSDGLFLRKCREAAENYKDIKFTEMYLDTVCLNMVQDPTQFDVLVMPNLYGDILSDLCAGLIGGLGVTPSGNIGTNGVAIFESVHGTAPDIAGADLANPTALLLSAVMMLRHMGLHAHAQRIQTACFNTIQDKRVLTKDLGGNAKCSEFTAAICERVQDLD, encoded by the exons ATGGCAGGAAGCACCTGGAGGACTGCA GTCTTCAACCTTCTGAGGAGGTGGGGCCTGAAGGACACCAAGGCTTTCACTGCTGaccaa GTGCCACAAGCCCCTAGACAGCAGCGTCCTCGGGCCAGCGACCATGGA ATGCAGACGGTGACACTAATCCCTGGGGATGGAATCGGTCCCGAGATCTCCACTGCTGTGATGAGGATATTTGAAGCAGCTCAA GTACCCATTCAGTGGGACGAGAGGAATGTCACAGCCATCCAAGGGCCAGGTGGTAACTGGATGATACCTCCAAACACAAAAGAATCAATGGACAGAAACAAAATTGGCCTCAAAG GTCCCTTGAAGACCCCAGTTGCAGCTGGCCATCCTTCAATGAACCTTCTCTTGAGAAAAACATTTGATCTGTATGCAAACGTACGCCCCTGTATGTCTATTGAGGGCTACAAGACCCCCTATACAGATGTGGACCTGGTGACCATACGAGAGAACACTGAGGGGGAATACAGCGGGATCGAACATGTG ATCGTAGATGGAGTTGTACAGAGCATAAAGCTCATCACAGAAGATGCAAGTGAACGTATTGCAAAGTACGCTTTTGAATATGCCGTTAATAACCAGCGCTCCAGTGTTACTGCGGTGCATAAGGCAAATATAAT GCGTATGTCAGATGGTCTCTTTCTCCGCAAATGTCGAGAAGCAGCCGAGAATTACAAAGATATCAAGTTTACTGAGATGTACTTGGACACTGTGTGTCTTAAT ATGGTCCAAGACCCCACACAGTTTGACGTTCTAGTGATGCCAAATTTGTATGGCGACATACTAAG CGATCTTTGTGCTGGGCTCATCGGAGGACTGGGAGTGACTCCCAGTGGAAACATCGGGACCAATGGAGTCGCCATCTTTGAATCG GTTCATGGAACGGCCCCGGACATAGCGGGAGCAGACCTCGCCAACCCCACTGCCCTGCTGCTCAGTGCCGTCATGATGCTGAGGCACATGGGGCTGCACGCCCATGCCCAGAGGATCCAGACTGCCTGCTTCAACACCATTCAAGACAAACGG GTGCTGACAAAAGACCTGGGGGGAAACGCCAAGTGCTCAGAATTCACGGCGGCGATCTGTGAGAGGGTCCAAGACTTGGACTGA